One Deltaproteobacteria bacterium genomic region harbors:
- a CDS encoding multicopper oxidase domain-containing protein — translation MGGNGISRRDFLKVSSLTLAGACAALKSSPSYAGMMGGGGGMGGGGMGGGCGTGTIDPPPGSSFQDPPVMPNISTTPGVVEVAVNARKAPAGVNGTTANLLTYNGFYPAPTIRARQGDLLRIRFTNSLDIPGTN, via the coding sequence ATGGGCGGGAACGGCATCAGCAGGAGAGATTTTCTGAAAGTATCGTCACTGACGTTAGCCGGAGCTTGCGCGGCTCTGAAATCATCTCCGTCATACGCGGGAATGATGGGCGGGGGCGGAGGAATGGGTGGCGGCGGAATGGGCGGCGGCTGCGGGACCGGTACGATAGATCCACCGCCGGGAAGTTCTTTCCAGGATCCGCCCGTGATGCCGAATATCAGCACGACTCCCGGCGTCGTCGAGGTTGCGGTCAACGCCAGGAAAGCGCCTGCAGGCGTTAACGGCACGACGGCGAATCTCCTCACGTACAACGGTTTTTATCCCGCCCCCACGATCCGGGCCCGGCAGGGGGATTTGCTGCGGATACGCTTCACGAATTCGCTCGACATCCCGGGGACGAAC